A section of the Malania oleifera isolate guangnan ecotype guangnan chromosome 2, ASM2987363v1, whole genome shotgun sequence genome encodes:
- the LOC131149041 gene encoding UPF0481 protein At3g47200-like, with amino-acid sequence MEEKEYIPDRLTIDVQSLTNSIENSMRMHLASPLSVEHCSIFKVPDILSQHNPKAYVPVAFSIGPLHHGEERLKAAEKIKLHYLHGLISREKIPLNDLVQVVLGLEDEARRSYASPINLSTERFTEILVVDGSFIVELLRKSGNRVQPEAGDPIFGMASMMELLYHDLILLENQVPWRVLELLFSQTRTLSTNPPGSSTLSGLARDFFGKIFSWVRHSTVDDQHSYSTHKHVLDFLRNSLVSNSAHESQRALKSARLIPSAARLVEAGIKLKKADGPSGTSKSILDIQFNKGVLEVPQLMVSEITESLLRNLISFEQCSHGCTTRITSYAILLDSLINDTKDMELLCESKIIDNWLNPEEAANLFNKLYHDTFVHTFFYEELCDRVNKYCDTQWHRWRATYVRNHFSTPWGIASQILAAFFLFISILQAIKTIKTF; translated from the coding sequence ATGGAAGAGAAAGAGTACATACCAGATCGCTTGACAATCGACGTTCAATCATTGACCAATTCCATAGAAAACTCGATGCGCATGCACCTTGCTTCTCCTTTATCAGTCGAGCACTGCTCCATCTTCAAAGTCCCCGACATCCTCTCCCAACACAATCCGAAGGCTTACGTTCCCGTTGCATTTTCCATCGGACCTCTACACCACGGCGAGGAAAGACTGAAAGCCGCAGAAAAAATCAAACTGCATTATCTGCATGGTCTCATCTCTCGAGAAAAAATCCCTTTAAACGACCTAGTCCAAGTCGTTCTAGGATTGGAGGACGAAGCACGCCGTAGCTATGCTAGCCCGATCAACCTGAGCACAGAAAGATTCACAGAAATTTTGGTAGTCGACGGCAGCTTCATCGTCGAGCTTCTCCGCAAGTCAGGAAATCGGGTGCAGCCAGAAGCTGGCGATCCGATCTTCGGCATGGCTTCTATGATGGAGCTCCTATATCACGACTTGATATTGCTAGAAAACCAAGTGCCGTGGCGGGTGCTGGAGCTGCTATTCAGCCAGACCAGAACACTCTCTACGAACCCACCAGGTTCTTCAACCTTGTCGGGCCTTGCTCGGGATTTCTTCGGAAAAATTTTCTCGTGGGTAAGACATTCTACGGTGGATGATCAGCACTCCTACAGTACTCATAAGCATGTACTAGATTTTTTGAGAAACTCCTTGGTTTCGAACTCGGCGCACGAATCGCAGCGGGCACTGAAATCGGCGCGGCTGATTCCTTCCGCCGCCAGACTGGTGGAGGCCGGAATCAAATTGAAGAAAGCTGATGGTCCTAGTGGCACATCGAAGAGCATCTTGGACATACAATTCAATAAGGGGGTCTTAGAGGTGCCGCAATTGATGGTCTCAGAGATCACAGAGTCCCTGCTTCGCAACCTGATAAGCTTCGAGCAGTGCTCCCATGGCTGCACCACAAGGATTACGTCCTACGCCATACTCTTGGATAGCCTTATTAATGACACCAAGGACATGGAACTTTTGTGCGAGAGCAAGATTATTGATAACTGGCTGAACCCGGAGGAGGCAGCAAATCTCTTCAACAAGCTTTACCATGACACTTTTGTACACACGTTCTTTTACGAGGAGCTGTGTGACCGGGTGAATAAATATTGTGATACCCAGTGGCATAGGTGGCGAGCGACGTACGTCCGTAACCATTTTAGCACTCCTTGGGGAATTGCATCGCAAATTCTAGCTGCTTTTTTCCTATTCATCTCTATCTTACAGGCCATCAAGACCATAAAAACATTTTAA